The window GTGGCCCTCGGCGACGAGTTTGAGGATCTCCTCTTCGCGTTCGGTGATGGGGCGGGCGGGCAGTTGTTCGCCGGTGCGGGCACGGTCGAGGTAGGTGCGGATGAGGGTGGTCTCGGCGCCGGGGTAGATGAAGGGCTCGTCGCGCAGGGCGGCGCGGCAGGCTTCGACGAGGTCGCGGTCGGCGACGGATTTGAGTACGTAGCCCGAGGCGCCGGATCTGAGGGCCTCGAAGAAGTACTGCTCGTTGTCGTACATCGTCAGCATCAGGGTGCGCAGGCCGGGACGTAGGCGGGCCAGTTCGCGGGCGGCCTGCAGGCCGGTCCGGCGGGGCATGGCGATGTCGAGTATGGCCAGGTCGATGTCGTTGCCGCGGGCCTGGGCGATGGCTTCGGCGCCGTCGGAGGCCTCGGCCACGACGGTCAGGTCCGGCTCGGCGTCGAGGATGAGGCGGACGCCGTGGCGGACGAGGGCGTGGTCGTCGGCGAGCAGGATGCGGGCCGGTGCGGTCATCGCGCTGTCTCCTGGGTGCGGTCGTCGGCTGCGTGGCCGGTGACGTTCAGGCGTATCTCGGTGCCGTCCTGGGGACCTTGGCCGATCTGGAACTCGGCGCCGATGAGGAGGGCGCGTTCGCGCATACCGCTGATGCCGGCTCCTTCGGGTGCGGCCCCGATGCCCGGCCCGTTGTCACGGACCAGCAGTCCCACCCGGGCGTTGGGCAGGGCGCGCAGATGGACCTCGACCCGGGTGGCGTGGGTGTGGCGGGCGGTGTTGGTGAGCCCTTCCTGGGCGACGCGGTAGAGGACGAGTTCGGTGGCCGGGTCGAGGCGGGGCAGCCCGGGAGTGATGTGCGCGGTCGCGCTCAGGCGGGAGGTGGTGAACTCGGCCGTCAGGGCGCGCA is drawn from Streptomyces liliifuscus and contains these coding sequences:
- a CDS encoding response regulator, whose protein sequence is MTAPARILLADDHALVRHGVRLILDAEPDLTVVAEASDGAEAIAQARGNDIDLAILDIAMPRRTGLQAARELARLRPGLRTLMLTMYDNEQYFFEALRSGASGYVLKSVADRDLVEACRAALRDEPFIYPGAETTLIRTYLDRARTGEQLPARPITEREEEILKLVAEGHTSKEIALLLVISAKTVERHRTNLLQKLGLRDRLELTRYAIRVGLIEP